In Mycobacterium sp. 050128, one genomic interval encodes:
- the pstS gene encoding phosphate ABC transporter substrate-binding protein PstS, with translation MKSRLCGLSLAASVMLVAAACGSHSASPVAQLATAPPTSTVTLTETGSNNLYPLMDAWAASYHSKYPNVTITVASDVSGNGIAQAASGAVNIGASGLYLTEGDLSAHPGLLNIALTVSSVYVNYNLPGVLVHLRLNGKVLAAMYKGTIKTWNDPQIADLNPGVILPAIPVIPLHRTDSGSNDTFLFTQYLSKQDPDGWGKSPGFATAVDFPAVGSGQNGMAAVVTSCAQSPGCIAYLGTRYQAEAAQKGLTEAELANASGHYVLPDAESVEAEAAGSASQTPANQTVSLVNGPAPDGYPIVNYEYAIVYSKQKDPAVAQTLQAFLHWVVTDGTGPKFLDPVHIYLRPLPDAVRTLSDAQIAKITS, from the coding sequence ATGAAAAGTCGTCTGTGTGGGCTGTCACTGGCGGCGTCGGTGATGCTGGTTGCGGCGGCCTGCGGTTCGCACTCCGCGAGCCCCGTGGCGCAACTGGCCACGGCTCCGCCGACGTCGACCGTGACGTTGACCGAGACCGGTTCCAACAACCTCTACCCGCTGATGGATGCGTGGGCCGCGTCCTACCACTCGAAATACCCCAACGTCACGATCACCGTCGCCAGCGACGTATCGGGCAATGGGATCGCGCAGGCCGCTAGCGGCGCGGTCAACATCGGTGCATCCGGTCTCTACCTGACCGAGGGTGACTTGTCCGCACACCCGGGCCTGCTGAACATCGCGTTGACCGTTTCTTCCGTGTACGTCAACTACAACCTGCCGGGTGTCCTCGTCCACCTCCGGCTGAATGGCAAAGTACTCGCGGCCATGTACAAGGGCACCATCAAGACGTGGAACGACCCGCAGATCGCCGACCTCAATCCGGGGGTGATCCTGCCGGCCATCCCGGTGATTCCGTTGCACCGCACGGACTCCGGGAGTAACGACACCTTCCTGTTCACCCAGTATCTGTCCAAGCAGGACCCCGACGGGTGGGGCAAGTCGCCAGGCTTCGCCACCGCCGTCGACTTTCCCGCCGTCGGGTCGGGTCAGAACGGAATGGCGGCCGTGGTGACCAGTTGCGCCCAGAGCCCGGGATGCATCGCCTACCTTGGCACCCGCTACCAGGCCGAGGCCGCACAGAAAGGGCTGACCGAGGCCGAGTTGGCCAATGCCTCAGGCCATTACGTGCTCCCCGACGCTGAGAGCGTCGAGGCTGAGGCCGCCGGGTCCGCCTCGCAGACGCCGGCCAATCAGACGGTCTCGTTGGTCAACGGGCCCGCCCCGGACGGGTACCCGATCGTCAACTACGAATACGCCATCGTCTACAGCAAACAGAAGGACCCCGCCGTCGCCCAGACGCTGCAGGCCTTCCTGCACTGGGTGGTGACCGACGGCACCGGCCCCAAATTCCTAGACCCCGTTCACATTTACCTTCGGCCGCTGCCGGATGCGGTCAGGACGCTATCCGATGCCCAGATCGCCAAGATCACCAGCTGA
- a CDS encoding C39 family peptidase produces the protein MFNSRMAAAVRTALVCACIGLCNVLVVSACGAAPSSTGAAATSPAVSTSGGPAPARPTVSGMYGDPEAAAKYWVQQSTEDTCGLASVADVVGEVTGTPATEQQIIKLAQKTPSVIRDGPIYLPTGDPGHETEKGGIDAADTVVLLDHYGIKSRMTWDKYPDEVTLSALEQDLGANRKVIAWVNGGTILDSNDQRKTADHLLVVTGVDTNNETVHLNDPYADHGNTKVSITTFMTAWKTGQQTIIVTAPAG, from the coding sequence ATGTTTAACTCCCGAATGGCAGCCGCGGTGCGCACCGCGTTGGTTTGCGCTTGCATCGGTCTGTGCAACGTCTTGGTGGTATCGGCGTGCGGTGCGGCGCCATCATCGACGGGTGCCGCGGCGACCTCACCCGCGGTCTCGACCAGCGGCGGGCCGGCGCCGGCGAGGCCGACGGTCAGCGGCATGTACGGCGACCCCGAGGCGGCCGCCAAGTATTGGGTGCAGCAGTCGACGGAGGACACCTGTGGACTGGCTTCGGTGGCCGACGTGGTCGGCGAAGTCACCGGCACCCCCGCGACAGAGCAACAGATCATCAAGCTGGCACAGAAGACACCCTCGGTGATCCGCGACGGACCGATTTACCTGCCCACCGGCGACCCGGGCCACGAAACCGAGAAGGGCGGCATCGACGCGGCCGATACCGTCGTACTGCTCGACCACTACGGCATCAAATCGCGCATGACCTGGGACAAATACCCCGACGAGGTAACTCTGTCCGCGCTCGAGCAGGACCTCGGCGCCAATCGCAAGGTCATCGCCTGGGTCAACGGCGGAACCATTCTGGACAGCAACGACCAGCGCAAAACGGCCGATCACCTGCTCGTCGTCACCGGGGTCGACACCAACAACGAGACCGTGCACCTCAACGACCCGTATGCCGACCACGGCAACACGAAGGTCAGCATCACGACGTTCATGACTGCGTGGAAGACCGGGCAACAGACGATCATCGTGACCGCGCCGGCCGGCTGA